In Carettochelys insculpta isolate YL-2023 chromosome 11, ASM3395843v1, whole genome shotgun sequence, a genomic segment contains:
- the MON1A gene encoding vacuolar fusion protein MON1 homolog A: MAADVDERKGWEVPSECLVPADGQHAERSESPTPGLVQGTEPGAGQEGAMFAHTQSYEDLTSPEDGEVACRSAKAGQGEQADQSRMEQISKDFSELSTQLTGVARDLEEEMRPSQEDKLDLCPQTARRDSARSEEDEDVTMEAWRMHQKHVFVLSEAGKPVYSRYGSEEALSSTMGVVMALVSFVEAGKNAIRSIHADGYKVVFVRRSPLVLVAVARTRQSEQEIAHELLYIYYQILSLLTWTQLHHLFQQKQNYDLRRLLAGSERITDNLLDLMARDPSFLMGAARCLPMAAGLRDTVSSCLQQARAKSLVFSILIARNQLVSLVRRKDQVLHPIDLHLLFNLISSSSSFREGEAWTPICLPKFNSSSFFHTHISYLEPDTDLCLLLVSANREDFFTVSDCKRRFQERLRRRGVAHALQEALRSPFYSASQVGIPDLRHFIYKSKSSGLFTSPEMEAPYASTEEHQRLLELYQYLHSRAHTSSRPLKHVYFTGPRENLLAWVTNAFELYVCYSPLGTKAAAVAAVNKLMKWIRREEERLFILTPQTY; encoded by the exons ATGGCGGCTGATGTTGACGAGAGGAAAGGCTGGGAAGTGCCCAGCGAGTGCTTGGTGCCAGCGGACGGGCAACACGCGGAGAGGTCAGAGAGCCCCAcgccagggctggtgcagggcacagagccag GGGCAGGCCAGGAGGGAGCAATGTTTGCTCACACCCAGTCCTACGAGGACCTGACCAGCCCCGAGGACGGAGAGGTTGCATGCAGGAGTGCCAAGGCCGGGCAAGGGGAGCAGGCAGACCAGAGCCGCATGGAGCAGATCAGCAAGGACTTCAGCGAGCTGAGCACGCAGCTGACAGGCGTGGCACGGGACCTGGAGGAGGAGATGAGGCCGAGCCAGGAGGACAAGCTGGATCTCTGCCCGCAGACAGCCCGGAGGGACTCGGCGCGGTCGGAGGAGGACGAGGACGTGACCATGGAGGCCTGGCGCATGCATCAGAAGCACGTGTTTGTGCTGAGCGAGGCAGGCAAGCCCGTGTATTCCCGCTACGGCTCCGAGGAGGCGCTCTCCAGCACCATGGGCGTGgtgatggccctggtgtccttcgTGGAGGCAGGGAAGAACGCTATCAGGTCCATCCACGCAG ACGGCTACAAGGTGGTCTTTGTTCGCCGGAGCCCCCTGGTGCTGGTGGCCGTGGCCCGGACGCGGCAGTCGGAGCAGGAGATTGCCCACGAGCTCCTCTACATCTACTACCAGATCCTCAGCCTGCTCACCTGGACGCAGCTCCACCACCTCTTCCAGCAGAAGCAGAACTACGACCTGCGTAGGCTGCTGGCAGGCTCTGAGCGCATCACCGACAACCTGCTGGACCTGATGGCTCGCGACCCCAGCTTCCTGATGGGCGCCGCACGCTGCCTGCCCATGGCCGCGGGGCTCCGGGACACCGTGAGCTCCTGCCTCCAGCAGGCCCGGGCCAAGAGCCTGGTGTTCTCCATCCTGATCGCCAGGAACCAGCTGGTGTCTCTGGTGAGGAGGAAGGACCAGGTCCTGCACCCCATTGACCTGCACTTGCTCTTCAACCTcatcagctcctcctcctccttccggGAGGGCGAGGCCTGGACTCCCATCTGCCTGCCCAAGTTCAACTCTAGCAGCTTCTTCCACACCCACATCTCCTACCTGGAGCCGGACACGGACCTGTGCCTGCTCCTGGTCTCCGCCAACCGCGAGGACTTCTTCACTGTGTCCGACTGCAAGCGCCGGTTCCAGGAGCGCCTGCGCAGGCGCGGCGTGGCCCACGCCCTGCAGGAGGCGCTGCGCAGCCCCTTCTACAGCGCCTCCCAGGTGGGGATCCCAGACCTCAGGCACTTCATCTACAAATCCAAGAGCTCGGGCCTCTTCACCAG CCCAGAGATGGAGGCTCCCTACGCCAGCACGGAGGAGCACCAGCGGCTCCTGGAGCTGTACCAGTACCTGCACAGCCGCGCCCACACCTCCTCCCGTCCCCTGAAGCACGTCTACTTCACGGGCCCCAGGGAGAACCTGCTGGCGTGG GTGACCAACGCCTTCGAGCTCTACGTCTGCTACAGCCCCCTGGGGACCAAGGCAGCCGCCGTCGCCGCCGTCAACAAGCTCATGAAGTGGATCCGCCGGGAAGAGGAGCGACTCTTCATCCTGACGCCACAGACCTACTGA